One Staphylococcus simiae genomic region harbors:
- a CDS encoding HD domain-containing protein, translating to MKVQYQDQKLPEEKVFKDPIHRYIHVEDQLIWDLIKTKEFQRLRRIKQLGTLYLSFHTAEHSRFGHSLGVYEIVRRIIDDSFIGHEAWDNKDRPLALCAALLHDLGHGPFSHSFEKIFNTDHEAYTQAIITGDTEVNAVLSRVSASFPNEVAEVINKTHDNKLVISMISSQIDADRMDYLQRDAYFTGVSYGAFDMERLLRLMRPSKDEVLIKESGMHAVENFIMSRYQMYWQIYFHPVSRGGEVLLNNCLKRAKQLYNEGYEFKLYPHDFIPFFEETVTIEQYVELDEVVVTYYIEKWIKEDDEILSDLARRFINRDLFKYIPFDGSIITISELQDLFVAGGINPDYYFVSEAFSDLPYDYDRPGSNRKPIHLLKRDGTIREISNQSLIINSITGINRQDYKLYYPREMVANIDNKEIREAIENLINELN from the coding sequence GTGAAAGTCCAATACCAAGATCAAAAACTCCCAGAAGAAAAGGTTTTTAAAGATCCTATTCATCGATACATACATGTTGAAGATCAGCTAATTTGGGATTTAATAAAAACGAAAGAATTTCAAAGATTACGTCGTATTAAACAATTGGGAACACTATATTTATCCTTTCATACTGCTGAACATAGTCGATTTGGTCATTCTTTAGGTGTTTATGAAATTGTTAGACGCATCATAGATGATTCTTTTATAGGTCATGAAGCGTGGGATAATAAGGATAGACCATTAGCGTTATGTGCAGCATTATTACATGATTTAGGTCATGGACCTTTTTCACATAGTTTCGAGAAAATATTTAATACTGATCATGAAGCATACACTCAAGCAATCATTACTGGCGATACAGAAGTTAATGCTGTTTTAAGTAGAGTATCTGCATCATTTCCAAATGAAGTAGCAGAAGTAATTAATAAGACACATGATAATAAATTAGTGATATCAATGATTTCATCGCAAATTGATGCTGATAGAATGGACTATTTACAACGGGATGCCTACTTTACTGGCGTATCTTATGGGGCATTTGATATGGAACGTTTATTAAGATTGATGAGACCGTCAAAAGATGAGGTATTAATTAAAGAAAGTGGTATGCATGCAGTTGAAAACTTTATTATGAGTCGGTACCAAATGTATTGGCAAATTTATTTTCATCCCGTGAGTCGTGGTGGGGAAGTATTGTTAAACAATTGTTTGAAACGAGCTAAACAACTTTATAATGAAGGTTATGAATTTAAGTTATATCCTCATGATTTCATACCTTTTTTTGAAGAAACAGTTACCATAGAACAATATGTTGAACTTGATGAGGTGGTTGTGACTTACTACATTGAAAAATGGATTAAAGAAGATGATGAAATTTTGAGTGATTTAGCTCGACGTTTTATTAATCGTGATTTATTTAAATACATTCCCTTTGATGGTTCAATCATCACTATTTCAGAGTTACAAGATTTATTTGTCGCAGGTGGAATTAATCCAGATTATTATTTTGTGAGTGAAGCTTTTTCAGATCTTCCATATGATTACGACCGCCCTGGTTCAAATCGTAAACCCATTCATTTACTTAAAAGAGATGGCACAATTAGGGAAATTAGTAATCAGTCACTCATTATAAATAGTATCACTGGTATTAATAGACAAGACTATAAACTATATTATCCAAGAGAAATGGTTGCGAATATAGACAATAAAGAGATAAGAGAAGCAATTGAAAATTTAATTAATGAGCTAAACTAA
- the argS gene encoding arginine--tRNA ligase has product MNIIDQVKHTLIEEIANSIKKADLAQDIPDIKIEIPKDTKNGDYSTNIAMVLTKIAKKNPRDIAQAIVDNLDTTKAQVKQIDIAGPGFINFYMDNQYLTQIIPQALQKGDQFGHVEESKGQNVLLEYVSANPTGDLHIGHARNAAVGDALANILDAAGYNVTREYYINDAGNQITNLARSIETRFFEALGDNSHQMPEDGYNGKDIIEIGKDLADKHPEIKDYSAEERLKEFRQLGVEYEMVKLKKDLSDFNTHFDNWFSETTLYEKGEILEVLAKMKELGYTYEADGATWLRTTDFKDDKDRVLIKKDGNYTYFLPDIAYHFDKIKRGNDILIDLFGADHHGYINRIKASLETFGVDSDRLEIQIMQMVRLMQNGEEVKMSKRTGNAITLREIMDEVGVDAARYFLTMRSPDSHFDFDMELAKEQSQDNPVYYAQYAHARICSILKQAKEQGIEISEVNDFTTITNDKAIDLLKKVADFEPTIESAATHRAAHRITNYIQDLAGHFHRFYNAEKVLSDDLAKTKAHIAMIEAVRITLKNALSMVGVSAPESM; this is encoded by the coding sequence ATGAATATCATTGATCAAGTAAAACACACGTTAATTGAAGAAATTGCAAATAGTATCAAAAAAGCAGATTTAGCACAAGATATTCCAGATATTAAAATTGAAATCCCCAAAGATACTAAAAATGGTGATTACTCAACAAATATTGCAATGGTGTTAACAAAGATTGCTAAAAAGAACCCTCGTGACATTGCACAAGCAATTGTTGATAATTTAGATACAACTAAAGCACAAGTAAAACAAATTGATATTGCTGGACCAGGATTCATAAACTTTTATATGGATAATCAATATCTTACTCAAATTATACCTCAAGCTTTACAAAAAGGTGATCAATTTGGGCATGTAGAAGAATCTAAGGGACAGAATGTACTTTTAGAATATGTGTCAGCAAACCCAACTGGAGATTTACATATTGGACATGCACGTAATGCCGCAGTGGGTGATGCCTTAGCCAATATCTTAGATGCAGCTGGATATAATGTTACTCGAGAATACTATATCAATGATGCTGGTAATCAAATTACTAATTTAGCACGATCAATAGAAACAAGATTCTTTGAAGCACTAGGAGATAATAGTCATCAGATGCCGGAAGATGGTTATAACGGTAAAGATATTATAGAAATAGGTAAAGACTTAGCTGACAAACATCCTGAAATTAAAGATTATTCAGCTGAAGAACGTTTAAAAGAGTTTAGACAACTAGGTGTAGAATATGAAATGGTAAAACTTAAAAAAGATTTATCTGATTTTAATACACATTTTGATAATTGGTTTAGTGAAACAACGTTATATGAAAAAGGAGAAATCCTTGAAGTATTAGCTAAAATGAAAGAGTTAGGTTATACGTATGAAGCAGATGGAGCTACATGGTTACGTACTACTGACTTTAAAGATGATAAAGATAGAGTTTTAATTAAAAAGGATGGAAATTATACGTATTTCTTACCAGATATTGCATACCACTTTGACAAAATTAAAAGAGGTAATGACATTTTAATCGATTTATTTGGAGCAGATCATCATGGCTATATTAATCGTATTAAAGCATCTCTAGAAACGTTTGGCGTCGATAGCGACCGTTTAGAAATTCAAATCATGCAAATGGTTCGTTTAATGCAAAATGGAGAAGAAGTTAAAATGAGTAAACGTACTGGTAATGCCATTACATTACGTGAGATTATGGATGAAGTTGGTGTAGATGCTGCACGTTACTTCCTAACAATGCGTAGTCCTGATAGCCATTTTGATTTTGATATGGAATTAGCTAAAGAGCAATCACAAGATAACCCAGTTTATTATGCACAATATGCTCATGCTCGTATTTGTTCAATTTTAAAACAAGCTAAAGAACAAGGTATTGAAATTTCTGAAGTGAATGACTTCACAACTATAACTAATGATAAAGCAATTGATTTACTCAAAAAAGTGGCAGATTTTGAACCGACAATTGAAAGTGCCGCAACACATCGAGCAGCACATAGAATTACAAATTATATCCAAGATTTAGCAGGACATTTCCATAGATTTTATAATGCTGAAAAAGTACTTTCTGATGATTTAGCTAAGACTAAAGCACATATTGCTATGATCGAAGCAGTTAGGATTACGTTGAAAAATGCTTTATCTATGGTTGGTGTTAGTGCTCCAGAATCAATGTAA
- a CDS encoding YwhD family protein, which yields MSEKKGFNFNIIKNDPLDGHKGTNIGSISLDNIAPVFIDVANQEAFIDIGGMHARAKVEKGVKWITDKEVVEGEEAKEYWLCWVTTERSEQGPYYAGVTACYLMVNKSIRRGYKSMPEHVNMMDKSMKHHIIIDHIGEDNKKILKDFLIQHDETMWNNSTAELHQAFSN from the coding sequence GTGTCTGAGAAAAAAGGTTTTAACTTTAACATCATTAAAAATGATCCTTTAGATGGACATAAAGGAACAAATATAGGGTCGATTAGTCTTGACAACATTGCACCAGTGTTTATAGATGTTGCTAATCAAGAAGCATTTATTGATATTGGTGGTATGCATGCACGAGCAAAAGTTGAAAAAGGTGTTAAATGGATTACTGACAAAGAAGTTGTTGAAGGTGAAGAAGCTAAAGAATATTGGTTATGTTGGGTCACTACCGAACGTAGTGAACAAGGTCCCTATTATGCTGGGGTAACGGCTTGCTATTTAATGGTAAACAAATCCATAAGACGAGGATATAAAAGTATGCCTGAACATGTTAATATGATGGATAAATCAATGAAACATCATATTATCATTGATCACATTGGTGAAGACAATAAGAAGATATTAAAAGATTTTCTTATACAACATGATGAAACAATGTGGAATAATTCTACAGCAGAATTACATCAAGCTTTTAGTAATTAA
- a CDS encoding GNAT family N-acetyltransferase has translation MYNVRQATEKDAVAIRDVATKAWFNTYLNIYAAQTVNELLEASYNVHHLKKRLQDQLFLVVEENNDIVGFANFIYGEELFLSAHYVRPESQHKGYGTILLNEGLAKFSNQYDVVYLEVDNQNAEGVEYYKQQGFEILRSYQPEMYGEKLDLALMKKQF, from the coding sequence ATGTATAACGTGAGACAAGCGACTGAAAAAGATGCAGTAGCTATTAGAGATGTAGCAACGAAAGCATGGTTTAATACTTATTTAAATATCTATGCTGCTCAAACAGTAAATGAGTTATTGGAAGCATCTTATAATGTACATCATTTGAAAAAAAGATTACAAGATCAACTCTTTTTAGTTGTGGAAGAAAATAATGATATAGTAGGGTTTGCAAATTTTATTTACGGTGAAGAATTATTTTTATCTGCACATTATGTCAGACCTGAATCACAACATAAAGGTTACGGTACAATATTACTAAATGAAGGACTAGCTAAATTTTCAAATCAATATGATGTGGTTTACTTAGAAGTTGATAATCAAAATGCTGAGGGCGTAGAATATTACAAACAACAAGGTTTTGAAATATTACGTTCTTACCAACCAGAAATGTATGGGGAAAAGTTAGATTTAGCTTTAATGAAGAAACAATTTTAA
- a CDS encoding alpha/beta fold hydrolase gives MDLFTRKDGTSIHYSTLGEGYPIVLVHTVFDNYTVFNNLAKKLAKSFQVVLVDLRGHGYSDKPRYIDIHDFADDLVKLLDYLYIEEAAFICHEMSGVIGADISIRYQNHISSLTLVNPTSIEGELPEERLFRKYAHIIRNWDHEKQDKFLNKRKYYRPRKMNRFLKHVENTNEIATKEEIEAVTDIFKRHGISKLYRDVSVPVLIIAGEYGERTTRLEAKEVEDLIQHGEFEVFHESSAFPFVEEEDKFIKQVTSFINAHHDNRVI, from the coding sequence ATGGATTTATTTACTAGAAAAGATGGCACATCAATACACTATAGTACATTAGGGGAAGGTTATCCTATTGTTTTAGTGCATACCGTATTTGATAATTATACTGTGTTTAACAATCTTGCTAAAAAATTAGCAAAGTCATTCCAAGTAGTACTTGTGGACTTAAGGGGACATGGATATTCAGATAAACCACGTTATATTGATATACATGATTTTGCTGATGATTTAGTGAAATTGTTGGATTATTTATATATAGAGGAAGCGGCTTTTATTTGTCATGAAATGTCAGGAGTTATTGGAGCAGATATTTCAATTCGCTATCAAAATCATATTTCCTCACTTACATTGGTTAATCCAACTTCAATTGAAGGAGAACTTCCAGAAGAACGTTTATTCAGAAAATATGCTCACATCATTAGAAATTGGGATCATGAAAAACAAGACAAGTTTTTAAATAAACGTAAATATTATCGCCCACGCAAAATGAATCGCTTTTTAAAACATGTTGAAAATACAAACGAAATTGCTACAAAAGAAGAAATTGAAGCAGTTACGGATATTTTTAAGCGTCATGGGATTTCAAAATTATACCGTGATGTATCTGTACCCGTATTAATTATAGCGGGTGAATATGGTGAAAGAACAACAAGACTTGAAGCTAAAGAGGTTGAAGATTTAATTCAACATGGAGAATTTGAAGTATTCCATGAATCTAGTGCATTCCCATTTGTTGAAGAAGAAGATAAATTTATAAAACAAGTAACATCATTTATCAATGCTCATCATGATAATAGAGTTATATAA
- a CDS encoding SA0570 family protein — protein sequence MKKLLIASVITCCVLFGVGMTSSHAEAASGNSLETVKQLSQGDQSLEKVKIGESMHNVLKTYKNPVYSYNEDGTEHYYEFHTNKGTLLVTADGKKNEGHVKRVSMMYNHANGPTYKEVKKYVGNQAITRVHYNDVTGNFGYIQKGKASYQFSSDSPQDKNVKLYRIDLQQ from the coding sequence ATGAAAAAGCTACTAATCGCAAGTGTTATAACATGTTGTGTATTATTTGGAGTAGGTATGACAAGTTCTCATGCTGAAGCAGCAAGTGGCAATTCTTTAGAAACAGTTAAACAATTAAGTCAAGGTGATCAATCACTTGAAAAAGTTAAAATAGGAGAATCAATGCATAACGTATTAAAAACATACAAGAACCCTGTGTATTCTTACAATGAAGATGGTACGGAGCATTATTATGAATTTCATACTAATAAAGGTACATTATTAGTTACAGCAGATGGCAAAAAGAATGAAGGTCATGTTAAACGAGTATCAATGATGTACAACCATGCTAATGGGCCAACATATAAAGAAGTGAAAAAATATGTTGGAAATCAAGCGATAACGAGAGTTCATTACAATGATGTTACTGGCAATTTTGGTTATATCCAAAAAGGTAAAGCATCATATCAATTTAGTTCAGATTCTCCACAAGATAAAAATGTTAAATTATATCGTATAGACTTACAACAATAA
- a CDS encoding endonuclease III domain-containing protein, producing the protein MLTPNQLYQVLYDNMGPQYWWPASNNIEMMLGAILVQNTRWNNAAMALQQLQQQTEFMPENILKLTHSELQTLIRSSGFYKSKAATIINLLTWLAEHHFNYDNINKFYGEQLRQQLLAIKGIGSETADVLLVYIFKRVEFIPDNYTRRIFYKLGYSNTVNYDKFKREIVLPQDFNHQDANEFHALLDHFGKCYFNDKDMEHCGFLQPYFIR; encoded by the coding sequence ATGTTAACCCCTAATCAACTATATCAAGTTTTGTATGACAATATGGGACCTCAATATTGGTGGCCGGCATCTAATAATATTGAAATGATGCTTGGCGCGATATTAGTTCAAAATACAAGGTGGAATAATGCTGCAATGGCATTACAACAATTGCAACAACAGACTGAGTTTATGCCAGAAAATATTCTGAAGTTAACACACAGCGAACTCCAAACACTAATACGTTCAAGTGGTTTCTATAAAAGCAAAGCTGCTACTATAATTAATTTATTAACTTGGCTTGCTGAGCATCATTTTAATTACGATAATATTAATAAATTTTATGGTGAGCAATTACGACAGCAACTCCTAGCAATTAAAGGTATAGGAAGTGAAACTGCAGATGTGCTATTAGTGTATATATTTAAAAGGGTAGAATTTATACCAGATAATTATACTAGAAGAATATTTTATAAATTAGGCTACAGTAATACTGTAAACTATGATAAGTTTAAAAGAGAAATTGTGTTACCACAAGATTTTAATCATCAAGATGCTAATGAATTTCATGCCTTACTTGATCATTTTGGTAAATGTTATTTTAACGATAAAGATATGGAGCATTGTGGATTTTTACAACCATATTTTATTAGATAA
- a CDS encoding FecCD family ABC transporter permease, producing MTFHKVLVIWLVLLGIASLSSLFWNIGDINDSFNQSILLNVRVPRLLEAMLTGMILALAGLIFQTILNNPLADSFTLGLASGATFGSGLSLFLGLGLLWQPVMSIFFSLLSLFVVLICSSMISKGYPIRILILAGLMVGALFNALLYFLILLKPRQLNSIANYLFGGFGDAEYSHVWMIASALFLALVIFIVLLNSIKLLQLGEMKSQSLGLNVQLISFMALTVASMMTAINVAYVGIIGFVGMIIPQLIRRYFARLTLGQQMTLNLVIGATMLTIADFIGSNIVAPIQIPASIIIALIGIPILFHLLISQTKLLH from the coding sequence ATGACATTTCACAAAGTTTTAGTAATTTGGTTAGTGCTGTTAGGTATCGCTAGTTTATCATCACTATTTTGGAATATAGGGGATATCAATGATAGCTTTAATCAATCTATTTTATTAAATGTAAGAGTACCACGTTTATTAGAAGCGATGTTAACTGGTATGATATTAGCTTTAGCCGGTTTAATATTTCAAACAATATTAAATAATCCTTTAGCAGATAGTTTTACACTTGGCTTAGCAAGTGGTGCCACGTTTGGTTCTGGACTATCATTGTTTTTAGGATTGGGATTGCTATGGCAACCAGTCATGTCTATTTTTTTTAGTTTGTTGTCACTGTTTGTAGTATTAATTTGCAGCTCAATGATATCTAAAGGCTATCCAATAAGAATTTTAATACTAGCCGGTTTAATGGTTGGAGCGTTATTTAATGCTTTACTGTATTTTTTAATTTTACTTAAACCAAGACAATTAAATTCAATTGCCAACTATTTGTTTGGAGGCTTTGGAGACGCTGAATATAGTCATGTGTGGATGATAGCTAGTGCTTTATTTTTAGCATTAGTCATTTTTATAGTGTTATTGAATTCAATTAAGTTATTACAACTAGGGGAAATGAAAAGTCAATCATTAGGCCTAAATGTACAACTTATAAGTTTTATGGCCTTAACTGTAGCATCGATGATGACTGCTATCAATGTTGCGTATGTTGGTATTATAGGATTTGTTGGTATGATTATACCTCAGCTAATTAGAAGGTATTTTGCTAGATTGACACTTGGACAACAAATGACCTTGAATTTAGTCATTGGAGCAACAATGTTAACTATAGCTGATTTTATTGGGAGTAATATTGTTGCCCCGATACAAATACCAGCAAGTATTATTATTGCTTTAATCGGTATACCGATTTTATTTCATTTATTAATTTCACAAACCAAACTATTACACTAA
- a CDS encoding DUF805 domain-containing protein: protein MIQAIKDYWTNYFVLNSRATRTQFWWGFLFYIVTSIVITQLNSTFTGDMLIIDVFVKVVNVILFFGMFTLSVRRFHDVGRTMLIPVIYAILNVLFIFSDVLNTIHVRKEFVVIIAIMALCIIIAELAISIFALIVCLAVSQPKDNQYGPRP from the coding sequence ATGATTCAAGCAATTAAGGACTATTGGACTAATTATTTTGTTTTAAATAGTCGAGCGACTAGAACGCAGTTTTGGTGGGGATTTCTCTTTTATATTGTAACAAGTATTGTCATCACTCAACTGAATAGTACGTTCACTGGTGATATGTTAATCATTGATGTTTTCGTAAAAGTAGTAAATGTCATCTTATTTTTTGGGATGTTTACACTATCAGTTAGGAGATTTCATGATGTTGGCAGAACAATGTTAATACCGGTTATTTATGCAATATTAAATGTATTATTCATATTTTCTGATGTCTTAAATACGATACATGTAAGAAAAGAATTCGTAGTAATAATAGCGATTATGGCTTTGTGTATCATAATAGCAGAACTAGCTATTTCTATTTTTGCGTTAATTGTTTGTTTAGCTGTTAGCCAACCTAAAGATAATCAATATGGGCCACGACCATAG
- a CDS encoding flavodoxin family protein, with product MITVLFGGSRPEGNTAQITKYALRDHEYNWIDVTKYQLNPVRDYRHDKEKINNYEDDYQLLIDQLLASDTVIFASPVYWYSISASLKAFIDRWSETLIDDRYKDFKQRMADKDFRLVLVGGDCPKIKAKPCITQMKYTLNFLGATLHGYIIGTAERPGDIMNDTYALERADEWNETIKS from the coding sequence TTGATTACGGTATTATTTGGTGGAAGTCGACCAGAAGGAAATACTGCACAAATAACAAAATATGCTTTACGAGATCACGAATATAATTGGATTGATGTTACGAAATATCAATTAAATCCAGTAAGAGATTATCGACACGATAAAGAAAAAATTAACAACTATGAAGATGATTATCAATTACTCATTGATCAACTATTAGCAAGTGATACAGTCATTTTTGCCTCACCAGTTTATTGGTATAGTATATCTGCATCACTTAAAGCATTTATTGATCGTTGGTCAGAAACGTTAATTGATGATAGATATAAAGACTTTAAACAACGAATGGCTGACAAAGATTTTCGCTTAGTTTTAGTTGGGGGAGATTGTCCTAAGATTAAAGCTAAACCGTGTATTACTCAAATGAAATATACACTTAACTTCCTAGGTGCAACACTTCATGGATATATCATTGGAACTGCTGAAAGACCAGGTGATATCATGAATGATACTTATGCACTAGAGAGAGCTGATGAATGGAATGAAACAATTAAATCATAA
- a CDS encoding ABC transporter substrate-binding protein, with protein sequence MASACSNGKNDKANSNKEQDNKTPYHRIISLMPSNTEILYKLGLENNIVGVSTVDDYPKDVKKGKKQFDALNLNKEALLKEKPDLILAHASQKGSTDKVLKSLEKSGIKVVYVKDAQSIDETYDTFKQIGKITHRQKQADQLVEDTKKSVDKVINSIPKHHKQPNVFIEISSKPDIYTAGKHTFFNDMLTKLDAKNSFDDIDGWKSVSKESIIKHNPDVLISTEAKTRADYMDIIKKRGGFKNIKAVKNTRIEIVNGDAVSRPGPRIADGLKDLRDAIYRK encoded by the coding sequence ATTGCGTCAGCATGTAGTAACGGGAAAAATGATAAAGCAAACTCTAATAAAGAACAAGATAATAAGACACCTTATCATCGTATTATTTCATTAATGCCAAGTAATACAGAAATATTATATAAGTTAGGTTTAGAAAACAATATTGTAGGTGTATCTACAGTAGACGACTACCCTAAAGATGTTAAAAAAGGTAAAAAACAATTTGACGCTCTAAACCTTAATAAAGAGGCATTATTAAAAGAGAAACCAGATTTAATCTTGGCCCATGCATCTCAAAAAGGTTCTACAGATAAAGTATTAAAATCACTAGAAAAAAGTGGCATCAAAGTAGTATATGTTAAAGATGCTCAATCTATCGATGAAACATACGATACGTTCAAGCAAATAGGTAAAATAACGCATCGTCAAAAACAAGCTGATCAACTTGTAGAGGATACTAAAAAAAGTGTTGATAAAGTCATAAATTCCATACCTAAACATCATAAGCAACCAAATGTTTTTATTGAAATTTCTTCCAAACCAGATATTTATACTGCAGGTAAACATACATTCTTTAATGATATGTTAACAAAATTAGATGCCAAAAATAGTTTTGATGATATAGATGGATGGAAATCAGTTTCTAAAGAAAGCATTATCAAACATAATCCAGATGTACTTATATCTACTGAAGCTAAAACAAGAGCAGATTATATGGATATCATTAAAAAACGTGGTGGTTTTAAAAATATTAAAGCTGTTAAAAATACACGAATAGAAATCGTTAATGGAGATGCAGTTTCAAGGCCTGGACCAAGAATTGCTGATGGATTAAAAGATTTAAGAGATGCAATATATCGTAAATAA
- a CDS encoding DUF1934 domain-containing protein, with protein MDKKVSIQTRQVLKQNDQKDKFTFTTEGTWQQRQADYIRYVEQIEDANVNVTLKINQDSVKLIRKGDINMTLHFVEGHTTTTLYDIPAGRMTLDVKTLSILHFVNKDSGKLKIHYELYQNDEKMGIYQYEINYKEISE; from the coding sequence TTGGATAAGAAAGTTAGTATTCAAACGAGACAAGTATTGAAGCAAAATGACCAAAAAGACAAATTTACCTTTACTACTGAAGGAACTTGGCAACAACGGCAAGCTGATTATATTCGGTATGTAGAACAAATTGAAGATGCCAACGTTAATGTAACGCTTAAAATAAACCAAGATAGTGTCAAATTAATACGAAAAGGCGATATCAATATGACTTTACATTTTGTTGAAGGTCATACGACGACGACATTATATGATATTCCTGCTGGACGAATGACACTTGATGTTAAAACGCTAAGCATCTTACATTTTGTTAACAAAGATAGTGGTAAGTTGAAAATTCATTATGAATTATATCAAAATGATGAAAAAATGGGCATTTATCAATATGAAATAAATTATAAGGAGATAAGCGAATGA
- a CDS encoding HAD family hydrolase produces MDLSHIKAVVFDLEGTLLDRVKSRDKFIEEQYERFHDYLIHIQLADFKKTFIELDDDEDNDKPDLYKEIIKRFHIDRLTWKDLFNDFEMHFYRYVFPYYDTLYTLEKLSKQGYLIGVIANGKSKIKQFRLHSLGLMHVINYLSTSETVGFRKPHPKIFEDMIEQLNAKPDEIMYVGDDALNDVAPARAMGMVSVWYKQEGAEIEPLAEEVDFTITTIEQLLSILPINNEHKGDNHGFIY; encoded by the coding sequence ATGGATTTAAGTCATATTAAAGCTGTAGTATTTGATTTAGAGGGCACATTATTAGATAGAGTTAAATCGAGGGATAAGTTTATTGAAGAGCAATATGAAAGGTTTCACGACTACTTAATTCATATTCAATTAGCAGATTTTAAAAAGACGTTTATTGAACTTGATGATGATGAAGATAATGATAAACCTGACTTATATAAAGAAATAATAAAACGATTTCATATAGATAGATTAACGTGGAAAGATTTGTTTAATGATTTTGAAATGCATTTTTATCGCTATGTTTTCCCGTACTACGATACACTTTATACTCTAGAAAAATTATCTAAACAAGGATATTTAATTGGTGTCATTGCTAACGGTAAGTCTAAAATTAAACAGTTTCGACTTCATTCTTTAGGACTGATGCATGTGATAAATTATCTGTCAACTTCTGAAACGGTAGGCTTTCGTAAGCCCCATCCTAAAATTTTTGAAGACATGATTGAACAATTAAATGCCAAGCCGGATGAAATTATGTATGTAGGAGACGATGCATTAAATGATGTAGCACCTGCACGTGCAATGGGTATGGTTAGTGTATGGTATAAACAAGAAGGTGCAGAAATTGAACCATTAGCTGAAGAAGTAGACTTTACTATAACTACAATTGAACAATTATTGTCAATTTTACCTATAAATAATGAGCATAAAGGAGATAATCATGGATTTATTTACTAG